The Deltaproteobacteria bacterium nucleotide sequence CCGCCCAGGGCCAGACCGCGCTCATCGTCGATGTCGGCGGCACAACCACGGATATCACCCTGATCCGCGACGGCGCACCGGTCATTCGCGAGGAAGGCATGGTCATCGGCTCTTGGCGGACCCACGTTCAGGCCGTGGAAATGTACACCGTGGGACTGGGCGGCGACAGTCTGACCACGCTGGACGCCAGCGGGCATTTCACCCTGGGGCCAGCGCGGGTCATGCCCCTGTGCCAAGCCCATCTTCATGCCAAAAGCCCGGTTCTGGACATTTTACGCGACCCCGAGTCCTGGATCGGACCGGATCTGGCCGCCCAATGCGTGGCCCTGGCACCCGGAGTCCGGCCCGGTGACGACCCCATCTCAACATGGCTGGCAGCCAATGGTCCGGCCACGCCGGCGCAACTGCGCCAGGAACTGGGTCTGGCCGAATCCAGCCTGGACAAGACCATCGCCCGGCTGCAGGCCGGGCGCAAAATCATCGCCTGCGGATTCACGCCCACCGACGCCCTGCATGTGCTGGGGACGCTTCACTTGGGCGAGACCGCGCCTGCCCGACGCGGCGCCGGGGTTCTGGCCGCGCGCCTTGGCCTTGCTCCGGATACTTTTTGTTCCCGGGTGCTGGAACAGGCCAGTCAGACCATCGCCACGACCATCCTCACGGCCTTGAGCAACCGCGAGGTCGGCCCGGCCCTGGCCCAATTCGTCACCCGGCCAGAGCCCAACCCGCTTCTGGACATCGCCATCCGCCTCAAGGCCCCCGTCATCGGCATCGGAGCGGCCGCGCCGTTTTTGCTGCCGGCCGTGGCCAAGTCACTGGGAACGACCGTCGCCTTCCCGGACCATTTCGCCGTGGGCAATGCCGTGGGCGCGGCCCTGATGGACCGGCCCCAACTAACCACAAACCAAGGATAATATAATGGAATACAAGGAACAGTGTTTCGCGGCGGCCATGGAAGTCTGCAGCGAAAGCGAGCTGGCCGAAATCGTCC carries:
- a CDS encoding hydantoinase/oxoprolinase family protein; this encodes AQGQTALIVDVGGTTTDITLIRDGAPVIREEGMVIGSWRTHVQAVEMYTVGLGGDSLTTLDASGHFTLGPARVMPLCQAHLHAKSPVLDILRDPESWIGPDLAAQCVALAPGVRPGDDPISTWLAANGPATPAQLRQELGLAESSLDKTIARLQAGRKIIACGFTPTDALHVLGTLHLGETAPARRGAGVLAARLGLAPDTFCSRVLEQASQTIATTILTALSNREVGPALAQFVTRPEPNPLLDIAIRLKAPVIGIGAAAPFLLPAVAKSLGTTVAFPDHFAVGNAVGAALMDRPQLTTNQG